Proteins encoded in a region of the Neodiprion virginianus isolate iyNeoVirg1 chromosome 2, iyNeoVirg1.1, whole genome shotgun sequence genome:
- the LOC124299271 gene encoding esterase E4-like isoform X3, giving the protein MRIKFRSDFSIFSLLSILFTPSTGQFENDTGSTDANVSLPILTIPQGEIQGVNLVTYRNRTIYGFLGIPYSRPPIGNLRFRSPVAANAWNGTLDASTDGNMCPQLSGDHFIGDEDCLYLNVYTPQISDETSTVPLPVMVYIHGGGFERGNGGLSSFSPKYLLDKDVVLVVFNYRLGVLGFLSTGDEVAPGNYGLKDMVLALKWVQRNIGYFGGNADQVTIFGESTGGGSVELLALSRLTEGLFHRYITESGSALSIRCFRPKTTYVRRATELAELLDCPTDSTTGLVDCLRNRDAKEIIGTKSSFYVWENFPDIIWGPTDEPDVDGAFLTENPVNLYAAGKIRDLPWMTGVVHDEGLILSLKFYVNPDKFEELLSKFDDVLPYVLQYHNVVDDENALTTALKAYYFNNMTAERSRLLSNLTDLIGDSFFIFPIYNALQKRMLLVDSPEYFYRFGYRGSYSYSYKYSGGSTDNYGIAHADELLYLFPYPNSTFGNLGEEMSETDYEMVENMVQLWTSFAINGTPTEVNRSGIKIWKPYSVEDNYVMIGDHSEVTNKVLYSFLSDRMGFWKDLTVQPDSLPPSSSYQ; this is encoded by the exons ATGCGGATAAAATTTAGAAGTGATTTTTCCATATTCTCACTGCTGAGCATCTTGTTCACGCCGAGCACAGGTCAGTTTGAGAATGACACTGGTTCCACGGATGCAAACGTTTCTCTTCCAATATTGACAATACCGCAAGGAGAAATTCAAGGCGTGAACTTGGTTACTTACCGTAACAGGACAATTTATGGATTCCTGGGCATTCCCTATTCCCGACCACCGATTGGAAATCTCAG GTTCCGCAGCCCCGTGGCAGCAAACGCTTGGAATGGAACTTTAGATGCAAGTACCGACGGAAATATGTGTCCCCAGCTATCAGGAGATCATTTTATAGGTGATGAGGACTGCCTGTACCTTAATGTTTACACGCCACAG ATTTCGGATGAAACTTCCACTGTTCCGTTACCGGTAATGGTCTACATACACGGTGGAGGATTTGAACGGGGTAATGGTGGATTGTCTTCATTCAGCCCTAAATACCTCCTCGACAAAGACGTGGTACTCGTCGTTTTTAATTACCGACTTGGAGTTTTGGGATTCTTGAGTACCGGGGATGAAGTTGCCCCTGGAAATTATGGATTGAAAGACATGGTCCTGGCCCTAAAATGGGTTCAGAGAAATATCGGGTATTTTGGTGGGAATGCTGATCAAGTTACTATTTTTGGCGAAAGTACCGGTGGCGGTTCGGTGGAACTCTTGGCCCTATCGAGATTGACGGAGG GACTTTTTCACAGATACATAACGGAGAGCGGGTCGGCATTGTCAATTAGATGTTTCCGACCGAAAACAACGTATGTTCGACGTGCTACTGAGTTGGCCGAGCTGCTCGATTGTCCAACAGACTCTACAACTGGTCTTGTCGACTGTCTGAGAAACCGTGACGCAAAAGAAATTATAGGCACCAAGTCTTCTTTCTACGTTTGGGAAAACTTTCCCGACATTATATGGGGACCGACGGATGAACCGGATGTAGACGGAGCTTTTCTAACCGAAAATCCCGTGAACCTGTACGCTGCTGGAAAAATTCGTGACCTACCCTGGATGACTGGCGTTGTTCATGATGAAGGATTAATTTTGAGCTTGA AGTTTTATGTGAATCCGGATAAGTTCGAAGAGTTATTAAGCAAATTTGACGACGTCTTACCTTATGTGTTGCAATATCATAACGTAGTCGACGACGAAAATGCCTTGACAACCGCGTTGAAAGcgtattattttaataatatgaCTGCAGAGAGAAGTAGA CTTCTCTCCAATCTCACAGATCTCATCGGTGACTCTTTCTTCATATTTCCAATTTACAATGCGCTCCAAAAGCGCATGCTTTTGGTGGATAGtcccgaatatttttacagatttgGGTACCGGGGCAGTTATAGTTATAGTTACAAATACAGTGGCGGATCAACGGACAACTACGGCATAGCTCACGCCGACGAACTTCTTTATCTCTTTCCGTACCCCAATTCTACTTTCGGAAATCTTGGTGAGGAAATGAGTGAGACCGATTATGAAATGGTTGAAAACATGGTGCAACTTTGGACGTCATTCGCTATCAATGG AACGCCTACCGAGGTGAATCGGAGTGGTATCAAAATTTGGAAACCATACTCAGTGGAAGATAACTATGTCATGATAGGGGATCATTCAGAAGTAACAAACAAGgttctttattctttcttGTCAGACAGAATGGGCTTCTGGAAAGATTTGACTG TTCAGCCGGACTCCCTTCCCCCCTCCTCGAGTTACCAATGA
- the LOC124299271 gene encoding esterase E4-like isoform X1 yields MRIKFRSDFSIFSLLSILFTPSTGQFENDTGSTDANVSLPILTIPQGEIQGVNLVTYRNRTIYGFLGIPYSRPPIGNLRFRSPVAANAWNGTLDASTDGNMCPQLSGDHFIGDEDCLYLNVYTPQISDETSTVPLPVMVYIHGGGFERGNGGLSSFSPKYLLDKDVVLVVFNYRLGVLGFLSTGDEVAPGNYGLKDMVLALKWVQRNIGYFGGNADQVTIFGESTGGGSVELLALSRLTEGLFHRYITESGSALSIRCFRPKTTYVRRATELAELLDCPTDSTTGLVDCLRNRDAKEIIGTKSSFYVWENFPDIIWGPTDEPDVDGAFLTENPVNLYAAGKIRDLPWMTGVVHDEGLILSLKFYVNPDKFEELLSKFDDVLPYVLQYHNVVDDENALTTALKAYYFNNMTAERSRLLSNLTDLIGDSFFIFPIYNALQKRMLLVDSPEYFYRFGYRGSYSYSYKYSGGSTDNYGIAHADELLYLFPYPNSTFGNLGEEMSETDYEMVENMVQLWTSFAINGTPTEVNRSGIKIWKPYSVEDNYVMIGDHSEVTNKVLYSFLSDRMGFWKDLTGTISNMSNTAPVRTNTFFENIMLNLKCFVSFLFHT; encoded by the exons ATGCGGATAAAATTTAGAAGTGATTTTTCCATATTCTCACTGCTGAGCATCTTGTTCACGCCGAGCACAGGTCAGTTTGAGAATGACACTGGTTCCACGGATGCAAACGTTTCTCTTCCAATATTGACAATACCGCAAGGAGAAATTCAAGGCGTGAACTTGGTTACTTACCGTAACAGGACAATTTATGGATTCCTGGGCATTCCCTATTCCCGACCACCGATTGGAAATCTCAG GTTCCGCAGCCCCGTGGCAGCAAACGCTTGGAATGGAACTTTAGATGCAAGTACCGACGGAAATATGTGTCCCCAGCTATCAGGAGATCATTTTATAGGTGATGAGGACTGCCTGTACCTTAATGTTTACACGCCACAG ATTTCGGATGAAACTTCCACTGTTCCGTTACCGGTAATGGTCTACATACACGGTGGAGGATTTGAACGGGGTAATGGTGGATTGTCTTCATTCAGCCCTAAATACCTCCTCGACAAAGACGTGGTACTCGTCGTTTTTAATTACCGACTTGGAGTTTTGGGATTCTTGAGTACCGGGGATGAAGTTGCCCCTGGAAATTATGGATTGAAAGACATGGTCCTGGCCCTAAAATGGGTTCAGAGAAATATCGGGTATTTTGGTGGGAATGCTGATCAAGTTACTATTTTTGGCGAAAGTACCGGTGGCGGTTCGGTGGAACTCTTGGCCCTATCGAGATTGACGGAGG GACTTTTTCACAGATACATAACGGAGAGCGGGTCGGCATTGTCAATTAGATGTTTCCGACCGAAAACAACGTATGTTCGACGTGCTACTGAGTTGGCCGAGCTGCTCGATTGTCCAACAGACTCTACAACTGGTCTTGTCGACTGTCTGAGAAACCGTGACGCAAAAGAAATTATAGGCACCAAGTCTTCTTTCTACGTTTGGGAAAACTTTCCCGACATTATATGGGGACCGACGGATGAACCGGATGTAGACGGAGCTTTTCTAACCGAAAATCCCGTGAACCTGTACGCTGCTGGAAAAATTCGTGACCTACCCTGGATGACTGGCGTTGTTCATGATGAAGGATTAATTTTGAGCTTGA AGTTTTATGTGAATCCGGATAAGTTCGAAGAGTTATTAAGCAAATTTGACGACGTCTTACCTTATGTGTTGCAATATCATAACGTAGTCGACGACGAAAATGCCTTGACAACCGCGTTGAAAGcgtattattttaataatatgaCTGCAGAGAGAAGTAGA CTTCTCTCCAATCTCACAGATCTCATCGGTGACTCTTTCTTCATATTTCCAATTTACAATGCGCTCCAAAAGCGCATGCTTTTGGTGGATAGtcccgaatatttttacagatttgGGTACCGGGGCAGTTATAGTTATAGTTACAAATACAGTGGCGGATCAACGGACAACTACGGCATAGCTCACGCCGACGAACTTCTTTATCTCTTTCCGTACCCCAATTCTACTTTCGGAAATCTTGGTGAGGAAATGAGTGAGACCGATTATGAAATGGTTGAAAACATGGTGCAACTTTGGACGTCATTCGCTATCAATGG AACGCCTACCGAGGTGAATCGGAGTGGTATCAAAATTTGGAAACCATACTCAGTGGAAGATAACTATGTCATGATAGGGGATCATTCAGAAGTAACAAACAAGgttctttattctttcttGTCAGACAGAATGGGCTTCTGGAAAGATTTGACTGgtacaatttcaaatatgtCAAATACTGCCCCAGTCAGAACTAATACTTTTTTCGAGAATATCATGCTCAATTTAAAATGTTTTGTGTCGTTCTTATTCCATACATAA
- the LOC124299271 gene encoding esterase E4-like isoform X2 yields MRIKFRSDFSIFSLLSILFTPSTGQFENDTGSTDANVSLPILTIPQGEIQGVNLVTYRNRTIYGFLGIPYSRPPIGNLRFRSPVAANAWNGTLDASTDGNMCPQLSGDHFIGDEDCLYLNVYTPQISDETSTVPLPVMVYIHGGGFERGNGGLSSFSPKYLLDKDVVLVVFNYRLGVLGFLSTGDEVAPGNYGLKDMVLALKWVQRNIGYFGGNADQVTIFGESTGGGSVELLALSRLTEGLFHRYITESGSALSIRCFRPKTTYVRRATELAELLDCPTDSTTGLVDCLRNRDAKEIIGTKSSFYVWENFPDIIWGPTDEPDVDGAFLTENPVNLYAAGKIRDLPWMTGVVHDEGLILSLKFYVNPDKFEELLSKFDDVLPYVLQYHNVVDDENALTTALKAYYFNNMTAERSRLLSNLTDLIGDSFFIFPIYNALQKRMLLVDSPEYFYRFGYRGSYSYSYKYSGGSTDNYGIAHADELLYLFPYPNSTFGNLGEEMSETDYEMVENMVQLWTSFAINGTPTEVNRSGIKIWKPYSVEDNYVMIGDHSEVTNKVLYSFLSDRMGFWKDLTAQFSRTPFPPPRVTNESYFCRGTSDPTLPFKG; encoded by the exons ATGCGGATAAAATTTAGAAGTGATTTTTCCATATTCTCACTGCTGAGCATCTTGTTCACGCCGAGCACAGGTCAGTTTGAGAATGACACTGGTTCCACGGATGCAAACGTTTCTCTTCCAATATTGACAATACCGCAAGGAGAAATTCAAGGCGTGAACTTGGTTACTTACCGTAACAGGACAATTTATGGATTCCTGGGCATTCCCTATTCCCGACCACCGATTGGAAATCTCAG GTTCCGCAGCCCCGTGGCAGCAAACGCTTGGAATGGAACTTTAGATGCAAGTACCGACGGAAATATGTGTCCCCAGCTATCAGGAGATCATTTTATAGGTGATGAGGACTGCCTGTACCTTAATGTTTACACGCCACAG ATTTCGGATGAAACTTCCACTGTTCCGTTACCGGTAATGGTCTACATACACGGTGGAGGATTTGAACGGGGTAATGGTGGATTGTCTTCATTCAGCCCTAAATACCTCCTCGACAAAGACGTGGTACTCGTCGTTTTTAATTACCGACTTGGAGTTTTGGGATTCTTGAGTACCGGGGATGAAGTTGCCCCTGGAAATTATGGATTGAAAGACATGGTCCTGGCCCTAAAATGGGTTCAGAGAAATATCGGGTATTTTGGTGGGAATGCTGATCAAGTTACTATTTTTGGCGAAAGTACCGGTGGCGGTTCGGTGGAACTCTTGGCCCTATCGAGATTGACGGAGG GACTTTTTCACAGATACATAACGGAGAGCGGGTCGGCATTGTCAATTAGATGTTTCCGACCGAAAACAACGTATGTTCGACGTGCTACTGAGTTGGCCGAGCTGCTCGATTGTCCAACAGACTCTACAACTGGTCTTGTCGACTGTCTGAGAAACCGTGACGCAAAAGAAATTATAGGCACCAAGTCTTCTTTCTACGTTTGGGAAAACTTTCCCGACATTATATGGGGACCGACGGATGAACCGGATGTAGACGGAGCTTTTCTAACCGAAAATCCCGTGAACCTGTACGCTGCTGGAAAAATTCGTGACCTACCCTGGATGACTGGCGTTGTTCATGATGAAGGATTAATTTTGAGCTTGA AGTTTTATGTGAATCCGGATAAGTTCGAAGAGTTATTAAGCAAATTTGACGACGTCTTACCTTATGTGTTGCAATATCATAACGTAGTCGACGACGAAAATGCCTTGACAACCGCGTTGAAAGcgtattattttaataatatgaCTGCAGAGAGAAGTAGA CTTCTCTCCAATCTCACAGATCTCATCGGTGACTCTTTCTTCATATTTCCAATTTACAATGCGCTCCAAAAGCGCATGCTTTTGGTGGATAGtcccgaatatttttacagatttgGGTACCGGGGCAGTTATAGTTATAGTTACAAATACAGTGGCGGATCAACGGACAACTACGGCATAGCTCACGCCGACGAACTTCTTTATCTCTTTCCGTACCCCAATTCTACTTTCGGAAATCTTGGTGAGGAAATGAGTGAGACCGATTATGAAATGGTTGAAAACATGGTGCAACTTTGGACGTCATTCGCTATCAATGG AACGCCTACCGAGGTGAATCGGAGTGGTATCAAAATTTGGAAACCATACTCAGTGGAAGATAACTATGTCATGATAGGGGATCATTCAGAAGTAACAAACAAGgttctttattctttcttGTCAGACAGAATGGGCTTCTGGAAAGATTTGACTG cACAGTTCAGCCGGACTCCCTTCCCCCCTCCTCGAGTTACCAATGAGAGTTACTTTTGCCGAGGCACGAGTGACCCAACGTTACCGTTTAAGGGTTAA